A region of Thermorudis peleae DNA encodes the following proteins:
- a CDS encoding flagellar basal body-associated FliL family protein — translation MVKRLRSPKILLPIVLLIVVAVGAFGVLHGIGPLTLNINVGSGSKAEAAPKVPEHGVPVSLGERVVNLADPGGFRYLKAEVVLELLDPEVDPDKLTADQLKQKQTELQASLSPRQAEIQDVLTMVLSSKTVDQVTSPQGKEALKQELKDRLQPLIPKYQIKAVYFAQFVIQ, via the coding sequence ATGGTGAAGCGGCTGCGTAGTCCGAAGATTTTGCTGCCAATAGTGCTGCTGATTGTCGTCGCCGTTGGCGCGTTTGGCGTACTCCACGGCATTGGCCCGTTGACGCTGAACATCAATGTCGGTTCGGGATCCAAGGCTGAAGCCGCGCCGAAAGTGCCCGAACACGGCGTGCCAGTTTCCCTTGGTGAACGCGTCGTCAATTTGGCCGACCCTGGCGGCTTTCGTTACCTCAAGGCAGAAGTCGTGCTTGAACTGCTCGACCCAGAGGTCGATCCTGACAAACTGACCGCCGACCAACTCAAGCAGAAGCAGACAGAGTTGCAAGCATCGCTCAGCCCTCGGCAAGCTGAGATCCAGGACGTACTCACCATGGTGCTCAGTTCGAAGACGGTTGACCAAGTGACGTCGCCGCAAGGCAAGGAAGCGCTGAAGCAAGAGCTTAAAGACCGTCTGCAACCGCTTATCCCGAAGTATCAGATCAAAGCCGTCTACTTTGCGCAGTTTGTGATCCAGTAG
- a CDS encoding flagellar motor protein MotB, which yields MLRRGKRHAEEHENLERWLITYADLITLLLVFFVVMYSISKADAAKFRAVSASIRAAFNIDVLQQPPAGQRITSPLEQDPRLTAYLGVRAQVASLLTRLGLDRQNVDVELTPEGIVIHLSDDLLFPPGQAQLRPEAAKLLDGIAGILAALPNEVRVEGHTDNIPPPPGSYPDNWELSVMRAVVTVRYLTDVSGLRPERFSAVGYGPYRPRADNSTLEGRRKNRRVDIVIVQPMTAQPTAGPIS from the coding sequence ATGCTGCGCCGCGGCAAGCGGCATGCAGAAGAGCATGAAAACCTGGAGCGTTGGCTAATCACCTACGCCGACTTGATTACGCTCCTGCTCGTCTTCTTCGTCGTCATGTATTCGATTTCGAAGGCCGATGCAGCGAAATTCCGCGCAGTCAGTGCCTCAATCCGCGCCGCGTTCAATATCGATGTGTTGCAACAACCACCGGCCGGTCAGCGCATCACAAGTCCACTCGAGCAAGACCCACGGCTGACAGCGTATTTAGGTGTACGCGCGCAGGTTGCTTCGCTCCTGACGCGCCTTGGGCTTGATCGACAAAATGTCGATGTCGAACTGACGCCGGAAGGTATCGTTATCCATCTCTCAGATGACTTACTTTTCCCGCCTGGCCAGGCACAACTTCGGCCGGAGGCAGCGAAGTTGCTTGACGGCATTGCTGGCATTCTCGCGGCCCTTCCGAATGAAGTTCGCGTTGAAGGGCACACGGACAACATCCCCCCACCACCCGGAAGTTATCCCGACAATTGGGAGCTTTCGGTGATGCGGGCTGTTGTCACAGTGCGGTATCTCACAGATGTGTCGGGGCTCCGGCCAGAACGGTTTTCAGCGGTTGGCTATGGCCCTTATCGGCCGCGAGCGGACAATAGCACCCTCGAAGGACGACGCAAGAACCGGCGCGTTGATATTGTCATTGTTCAACCGATGACAGCCCAGCCGACGGCCGGGCCAATCTCCTAG
- a CDS encoding flagellar motor protein, which translates to MDLATLLGIIGGFGALIVAFVLEGGHLASLLGITAAMIVFGGTIGATMTSYALSDILAIPKLIARAMRTPPDRRAAIVEELVKLAEIARRDGLLALENHPIDDPFLKRGIMLVVDGTDPEMTAQILEAELEAMEARHARNYGIFTTMGGFAPTMGIIGTVMGLVHVLGSLENPDQLGPAIAVAFLATLYGVSSANLLWLPIGNKLKLRSKEEVAERQLMLAGILGIQAGENPRMLREKLVAQLPPSAREAKGTAKGTSPVGAGAMAPGGE; encoded by the coding sequence ATGGACTTGGCGACGCTGCTCGGCATCATCGGTGGCTTCGGGGCTCTCATCGTCGCATTCGTGCTTGAAGGCGGTCATCTTGCGTCACTCTTGGGCATCACGGCCGCGATGATCGTCTTTGGCGGCACGATCGGCGCAACGATGACAAGCTATGCGCTGAGCGACATCCTCGCTATTCCGAAACTCATCGCCCGTGCCATGCGTACGCCGCCTGATCGTCGTGCGGCGATTGTCGAAGAGTTAGTGAAGCTTGCTGAAATTGCACGGCGCGACGGCTTGCTTGCGCTCGAGAATCATCCGATCGACGATCCCTTTCTCAAGCGAGGGATCATGCTTGTTGTCGACGGCACGGATCCGGAGATGACTGCACAGATTCTTGAGGCTGAGCTTGAAGCGATGGAGGCACGGCATGCCCGTAATTACGGCATCTTCACCACCATGGGTGGCTTTGCGCCAACGATGGGCATTATCGGCACGGTGATGGGCCTTGTTCACGTCCTGGGTAGTCTAGAGAATCCCGACCAACTTGGCCCGGCCATCGCAGTCGCCTTCCTCGCAACGCTCTATGGCGTCTCGTCAGCCAACTTGCTCTGGTTGCCAATCGGCAACAAACTCAAGCTACGCAGCAAGGAGGAAGTTGCTGAGCGGCAGTTGATGCTGGCCGGCATTCTTGGCATCCAAGCCGGTGAAAATCCGCGGATGTTGCGCGAGAAGCTGGTAGCGCAGCTCCCGCCGTCAGCGCGTGAAGCGAAAGGAACGGCTAAGGGTACAAGCCCGGTCGGTGCGGGAGCAATGGCTCCAGGAGGGGAGTAG
- a CDS encoding flagellar FlbD family protein, whose product MIQLTRLDGVPLVLNAELIEHIESVPETVIVLTTNKRLMVRETVDEVVARVLAYRQAVYGCGRVSHYRPEATSDEAERT is encoded by the coding sequence ATGATCCAACTCACACGACTTGATGGCGTACCGCTCGTCCTCAACGCGGAGCTCATTGAGCACATTGAATCGGTGCCCGAAACCGTTATCGTGCTTACGACCAATAAACGGCTCATGGTTCGCGAGACCGTTGATGAAGTCGTCGCACGGGTCTTGGCCTACCGGCAGGCAGTCTACGGATGTGGTCGCGTGTCGCACTATCGACCAGAAGCCACATCAGACGAAGCGGAGAGGACATAA
- the fliP gene encoding flagellar type III secretion system pore protein FliP (The bacterial flagellar biogenesis protein FliP forms a type III secretion system (T3SS)-type pore required for flagellar assembly.) encodes MGRRKIRRAQCHPCWRQAGWLLGILSSALLTASCGATAKLGDAQVTIQSGPSNGGSGSALAPGLELLFLLTLLSLVPALLLVMTSFTRIVIVLSFVRSAIGIPQLPPNQIIVGLALFLTVFVMAPVWQQVNRDALQPYLAGQIDQRTAFTRAEAPLRAFMFKQTRERDIALFMTLGKLPRPRNPDDVPTWVLVPAFILSELKTAFTMGFVLFIPFLIIDLVVSSVLMGMGMIMLPPVLVSLPFKLLLFVMVDGWDLLVRSLVASFT; translated from the coding sequence ATGGGGAGACGCAAGATTCGTCGCGCACAATGCCATCCTTGCTGGCGCCAGGCTGGCTGGCTACTTGGCATCCTCAGCAGCGCATTGCTGACGGCCAGCTGCGGGGCGACAGCCAAGCTTGGCGATGCCCAGGTCACCATCCAGAGCGGCCCAAGCAATGGGGGAAGCGGCAGTGCCCTTGCCCCTGGGTTGGAGTTGCTCTTCCTGCTCACGTTACTGAGCTTGGTGCCGGCGCTCTTGCTTGTAATGACCTCGTTCACTCGCATTGTCATCGTCCTGTCGTTCGTGCGCAGTGCCATCGGGATCCCGCAACTCCCCCCAAATCAGATCATCGTCGGTCTCGCGCTTTTCTTGACAGTCTTTGTGATGGCACCTGTCTGGCAGCAGGTCAACCGTGATGCTCTTCAGCCTTATCTCGCAGGACAGATTGACCAACGCACGGCCTTCACACGGGCTGAGGCACCGCTGCGCGCGTTCATGTTTAAGCAAACCCGGGAACGCGATATCGCCCTTTTCATGACGCTCGGGAAGTTGCCTCGGCCACGTAATCCCGACGACGTGCCAACGTGGGTACTGGTGCCAGCGTTCATCCTCAGCGAATTGAAGACAGCCTTTACCATGGGGTTCGTCCTCTTCATTCCCTTCTTAATCATCGATCTTGTCGTGTCGAGCGTGCTGATGGGTATGGGGATGATCATGTTGCCCCCGGTGCTCGTCTCATTGCCCTTCAAGCTCCTGCTGTTCGTTATGGTCGATGGCTGGGATCTCCTGGTGCGTTCACTTGTGGCGAGCTTTACATAA
- a CDS encoding flagellar biosynthetic protein FliQ yields the protein MDELLLLDLAREAIVTLLIALVPFLGAMLVVGLAVSVVQAVTQVNEQSLVFIPKILVTFLILLIGGSWIAHQLSHFTMDVFALLPVLRR from the coding sequence ATGGATGAGTTACTGTTGCTCGATCTGGCACGTGAGGCGATTGTGACGCTCCTGATCGCACTTGTACCGTTCCTGGGGGCCATGCTCGTTGTTGGTCTTGCGGTGAGCGTAGTGCAGGCGGTGACTCAAGTCAACGAGCAATCACTCGTCTTCATTCCGAAAATTCTGGTGACCTTTCTGATCCTGCTGATCGGCGGTAGCTGGATTGCCCACCAACTCAGCCATTTCACGATGGACGTTTTCGCCTTGTTGCCGGTGCTTCGTCGGTAA
- the fliR gene encoding flagellar biosynthetic protein FliR → MGALLPSSAAVFLLVSVRIGLVLALLPGFNGRSVPNQAKIALTVALTLILTPFVPVEAQGLTTPVGFVIALGRETLVGLAMGLGVAFVFTAVETAAAIVSLQMGLNLSALFQPTLNTQGSMLTSLYLALAALVFFTTNSHHLLILALQRSFVAVPVGTGRVTAASANSVITLSGTMLADAVRIGLPIAATLLLVDLALGLLNRMAPQIGVFFVGLPAKLFIGFLVFGLTLPFLLRVLQTLVSSGLEQHVLQVLEGLR, encoded by the coding sequence ATGGGCGCGCTCTTGCCAAGCTCAGCTGCAGTCTTCCTACTCGTCAGTGTCCGCATTGGACTCGTGCTGGCGCTGTTGCCGGGCTTTAACGGTCGGAGCGTGCCGAATCAAGCGAAAATCGCGCTCACTGTTGCACTCACCCTGATCTTGACGCCGTTTGTGCCGGTTGAAGCGCAGGGGCTTACAACGCCAGTTGGCTTTGTCATCGCACTCGGGCGGGAGACGCTCGTTGGATTGGCTATGGGCCTAGGGGTTGCCTTCGTCTTTACGGCCGTCGAGACAGCGGCTGCAATTGTGAGCCTGCAGATGGGGCTTAACCTCAGCGCACTCTTCCAGCCAACGCTGAACACACAAGGGAGCATGCTGACGTCACTCTATCTCGCGCTTGCTGCCCTCGTCTTCTTTACGACAAACAGCCACCACCTGCTGATTCTCGCGCTGCAGCGAAGTTTTGTAGCGGTCCCGGTTGGCACTGGGCGAGTAACGGCGGCGAGTGCGAACAGCGTGATTACGTTGAGCGGGACGATGCTGGCCGATGCCGTACGGATCGGGTTGCCGATCGCCGCGACACTCCTGCTAGTGGATCTCGCCCTTGGTCTCTTGAACCGAATGGCCCCACAAATTGGTGTGTTCTTCGTTGGATTGCCCGCCAAGCTTTTCATCGGTTTCCTCGTCTTTGGCCTAACGCTCCCATTCCTTTTGCGCGTGCTTCAGACACTCGTCAGCTCCGGACTCGAGCAGCACGTGCTCCAAGTTCTCGAAGGGTTACGGTAA
- the flhB gene encoding flagellar biosynthesis protein FlhB, translating to MASERTERATPRRRSEARRRGQVVRSADLIAAVMMLTAALLIPWYGAFAARTLATGLQGFFSSLPRELTPGLLAAMMRESAGLFLRVALPPLGLVAVIGTVVAVVQSGLVFAPAALKPDWRRLDPLAGFQRLFSRRGAFEALKTILKLTIVTAATYPVIRADITVFVALTGADVMGLGQALGQAVRSLLLRIGLVYLVLAAIDYFFQRWDFEQRLRMTREEVREELRQTEGDPQIRARIRKLQRQYAQRRMMANVPKATVVVTNPTHLAIALRYDPRETPAPIVVAKGAGQVAERIKAIARAHAIPVVEHRPVAQALYRLVDVGQVIPVTLYEAVADIIAYVYRLRTGAMVREA from the coding sequence ATGGCGAGCGAGCGGACCGAACGCGCTACACCGCGACGTCGTTCTGAAGCCCGTCGCCGCGGGCAAGTTGTTCGTAGCGCTGACCTCATCGCTGCAGTGATGATGCTCACCGCAGCCTTGCTCATACCGTGGTACGGCGCGTTTGCTGCCCGCACACTCGCAACCGGGTTGCAAGGTTTCTTCAGCTCACTGCCGCGCGAACTCACTCCGGGATTACTTGCCGCAATGATGCGTGAGAGCGCGGGCCTGTTCTTGCGCGTTGCTTTGCCGCCGCTTGGGCTCGTTGCCGTAATCGGAACTGTTGTGGCAGTGGTGCAGAGCGGGCTCGTGTTCGCACCGGCCGCGCTCAAACCCGATTGGCGTCGCCTCGATCCGCTTGCGGGTTTCCAGCGTCTCTTCTCACGACGTGGCGCATTCGAAGCGTTGAAGACCATCCTCAAATTAACCATTGTCACGGCTGCGACTTACCCGGTAATTCGGGCAGATATCACCGTCTTTGTAGCGTTAACCGGTGCTGACGTAATGGGCTTGGGCCAGGCGCTTGGACAAGCCGTTCGCTCGCTGTTGTTGCGTATCGGCTTGGTCTACCTTGTCCTTGCGGCAATCGATTACTTCTTCCAACGTTGGGACTTCGAGCAGCGGCTGCGCATGACACGCGAAGAAGTGCGTGAAGAGTTGCGACAGACCGAAGGCGATCCACAGATTCGCGCACGTATTCGCAAGCTACAGCGGCAATATGCCCAGCGGCGCATGATGGCCAATGTGCCGAAGGCAACGGTCGTCGTGACTAATCCCACGCACCTTGCCATCGCACTACGCTACGACCCGCGCGAAACACCCGCACCAATTGTCGTTGCCAAAGGCGCAGGGCAGGTTGCCGAGCGGATCAAGGCAATCGCCCGGGCACACGCGATCCCGGTTGTTGAACATCGGCCAGTCGCCCAAGCGCTCTATCGGCTCGTCGATGTTGGCCAGGTAATCCCAGTGACACTCTATGAGGCCGTTGCGGACATCATCGCCTATGTCTACCGTCTGCGAACGGGCGCTATGGTGAGGGAGGCCTAA
- the flhA gene encoding flagellar biosynthesis protein FlhA → MATSPAKPTDVVGIRRLLRYSDVGLAAAVVAVVALMIMPIPPRLLDVLITTNIAGAITILLVTLYVQEPLQFSAFPSVLLLATLYRLALNITSTRLILLHGNAGEVIHAFGQFVVGGNYIVGMVVFLILVVIQFVVITNGAGRVAEVAARFTLDAMPGKQMSIDADLNAGIITEAEARRRREEIRREADFYGAMDGASKFVKGDAIAGIVIIIINIVGGITIGVLQRGLPIGEALRTYALLTIGDGLVSQIPALVISTATGIIVTRSATDANLGEGVVRQLFGSPRALAIAGVLLTLLGLAPGLPRLPFLFGGSGLLLVSWVLHRPAQPVPEVAEAKPKAEPEESLPDTVTVDPLELEIGYGLIPLVDQAAGGPLLRRITLLRKQIAQELGMIIPTVRIRDNLQLRPNEYRILVRGVRVGQGEIYPDRLMVMAPAGGLPALEGIQSREPAFGLPAVWIAEGQRLAAEAQGYTVVDPASVVTTHLSEVIRAHAADLLRRQDVQRLLEIVRRDHPAVVDELVPHQLSLAEVHQVLQLLLHEGVPIRDLVAILETLGNYARTTRNPAILAEHVRSILAPMITQQYVGNDGVLHAFALHPDVIAELSEAPRSGDDGMQLVISPDRLQRLLTAVAQEMERLASLGYQPILLVPAGLRLAVSRLLRRSLPTLIVLAYSEVAPGVQVQIHGTVRG, encoded by the coding sequence ATGGCAACGTCGCCAGCCAAGCCAACAGACGTTGTCGGCATTCGCCGGCTGCTACGTTACAGCGACGTCGGGCTTGCGGCCGCAGTTGTGGCCGTGGTTGCGCTTATGATTATGCCCATTCCTCCGCGGCTGCTTGACGTCCTGATCACAACGAATATTGCCGGCGCAATCACGATTCTGCTCGTGACGCTCTACGTCCAGGAGCCGCTGCAGTTCTCGGCCTTCCCCTCGGTGCTGCTCCTGGCCACGCTCTATCGCCTGGCGCTGAACATCACGTCGACGCGGCTCATCCTGTTACACGGCAATGCGGGAGAGGTGATCCACGCCTTCGGGCAGTTTGTCGTCGGCGGCAATTACATCGTCGGCATGGTCGTCTTCTTGATTCTTGTCGTCATCCAGTTTGTCGTAATCACGAACGGTGCTGGACGCGTCGCCGAGGTCGCGGCACGCTTCACGCTCGACGCAATGCCTGGGAAGCAGATGAGCATTGATGCCGATCTCAACGCTGGAATCATCACAGAAGCAGAGGCACGCCGTCGCCGGGAAGAGATTCGGCGCGAAGCTGACTTCTACGGTGCCATGGACGGTGCAAGCAAGTTCGTCAAGGGCGATGCAATCGCCGGCATCGTCATTATCATCATCAACATTGTTGGCGGCATTACCATCGGCGTGTTACAGCGGGGCCTACCAATCGGGGAAGCGCTCCGCACCTATGCCTTGCTAACCATCGGTGACGGACTCGTTTCGCAGATCCCCGCCCTTGTCATCTCGACTGCCACCGGCATCATTGTCACCCGCAGCGCAACGGACGCTAATCTCGGCGAGGGTGTCGTCCGCCAGCTCTTTGGCTCCCCACGCGCACTCGCGATTGCCGGCGTACTGCTCACCCTGCTCGGGTTGGCACCTGGATTACCACGCCTGCCATTTCTGTTCGGTGGCAGCGGGCTGCTCCTGGTAAGCTGGGTGTTACATCGACCAGCTCAGCCCGTTCCTGAGGTCGCCGAAGCCAAGCCCAAGGCTGAACCCGAGGAATCCCTGCCAGATACAGTCACGGTTGACCCGCTCGAACTGGAAATTGGCTATGGCCTGATCCCGCTTGTTGACCAGGCAGCTGGCGGCCCGCTACTGCGCCGCATTACGCTGCTCCGGAAACAGATCGCCCAGGAACTGGGGATGATTATCCCCACCGTGCGCATTCGCGATAACTTGCAGCTTCGTCCGAACGAGTACCGCATCTTAGTACGTGGCGTTCGCGTCGGTCAAGGAGAGATCTATCCGGATCGCCTTATGGTCATGGCACCGGCCGGCGGTTTACCAGCGCTCGAGGGCATCCAAAGCCGCGAACCAGCATTCGGGTTACCAGCAGTGTGGATCGCTGAAGGACAACGCCTGGCAGCAGAAGCCCAGGGCTACACGGTCGTTGATCCTGCCTCAGTTGTGACAACGCATCTGAGCGAGGTGATTCGGGCGCATGCTGCTGACTTGCTACGGCGGCAAGACGTGCAGCGGCTGCTAGAAATCGTACGCCGCGACCACCCAGCAGTGGTCGACGAGCTGGTCCCACATCAGCTGTCACTTGCCGAAGTCCATCAGGTACTGCAACTGCTCTTACATGAAGGCGTTCCGATCCGCGATCTTGTCGCGATCTTGGAGACACTCGGCAACTATGCCCGGACAACGCGCAACCCAGCGATCCTCGCTGAGCATGTGCGCAGCATCCTCGCACCGATGATTACGCAGCAGTATGTCGGCAACGACGGCGTGCTGCACGCCTTTGCCCTGCATCCTGATGTGATCGCCGAACTGAGTGAAGCGCCGCGTAGCGGTGACGATGGCATGCAACTTGTCATTAGCCCTGATCGGTTGCAGCGACTGCTCACGGCCGTAGCGCAAGAGATGGAGCGGCTAGCTAGCCTTGGCTATCAGCCAATCCTGCTGGTGCCTGCAGGGCTGCGACTAGCCGTCAGTCGCCTGCTACGACGCTCGTTGCCGACCCTGATTGTGCTGGCGTACTCCGAAGTTGCGCCTGGCGTGCAAGTGCAGATCCATGGGACAGTGAGAGGATAG
- a CDS encoding FliA/WhiG family RNA polymerase sigma factor produces MQAAAITSRKSRQAEQSLDMLWERYLAAPNPRMREQLIVQYAPLVKFVVDRLRLMLPPSLDRDDLIGYGTIGLIEAIDRFDPSRGVKFESYAVSRIRGAILDALRTLDIVPRGARQRARQIEQASREFFAAHGRMPREAELAQQMGISLSELQQSLQDVACLFLPLNHADEENSGLALEDQLADPASPEPVELAAQADLRDRLAEALGQLSERDRLILSLYYYEELTMREISEVLGVSESRISQILTRVRLQLRALLRDRGVMAEDVTSS; encoded by the coding sequence ATGCAAGCGGCCGCAATCACATCACGCAAGAGCCGCCAAGCTGAGCAGTCGCTTGACATGCTCTGGGAGCGCTATTTGGCTGCCCCCAACCCGCGAATGCGCGAGCAACTGATTGTGCAGTATGCGCCACTGGTCAAGTTCGTCGTTGATCGCCTGCGCTTGATGCTCCCGCCAAGTCTTGATCGTGATGATCTGATCGGCTATGGAACCATTGGCCTGATCGAGGCGATTGACCGCTTTGATCCCAGCCGTGGGGTCAAGTTCGAAAGCTACGCTGTGTCACGCATTCGTGGCGCAATTCTTGACGCGTTGCGCACGCTCGATATTGTGCCGCGTGGAGCGCGCCAGCGTGCCCGCCAGATTGAACAGGCCTCACGCGAGTTCTTCGCTGCTCATGGGCGCATGCCCCGTGAAGCCGAACTCGCGCAGCAAATGGGCATCTCACTGAGTGAACTACAACAGTCGTTGCAGGACGTTGCCTGCCTGTTCTTACCACTCAATCATGCCGATGAAGAGAATAGCGGGCTGGCGCTGGAGGATCAGTTAGCTGACCCAGCATCGCCTGAGCCGGTCGAGCTGGCGGCGCAAGCTGACCTGCGCGATCGTCTTGCTGAAGCACTGGGTCAGCTCAGCGAACGCGACCGCCTGATCCTGTCACTGTACTACTACGAGGAATTAACGATGCGCGAGATTAGCGAAGTGCTGGGCGTGAGCGAGTCACGGATCAGCCAGATCCTGACACGCGTACGGCTCCAGCTTCGTGCACTCTTGCGCGATCGCGGGGTCATGGCCGAGGACGTGACGTCCTCATGA
- a CDS encoding anti-sigma factor has protein sequence MVRCSRNVRWPRRWKQILVLAVLSTLVITPAVVNAEALPTRVIVSHVPTLTTWGPPTANGVVMVTLSEGDVRADFAGLASLPNGQRYGLWLLRSKDNQAFWLGSFTQPDGQPLAHVDILLPQPIPDAGWDIVLVTVESSDHPPAPSGQRVLIGAFPGTPPELSMLPPALPKTGMPLSTGTPLGLLATNLALLAALGHIRARSRAARGGRA, from the coding sequence ATGGTGCGCTGCAGCCGTAACGTTCGTTGGCCAAGACGCTGGAAACAGATTCTTGTCCTTGCAGTGCTAAGCACACTCGTGATCACCCCGGCTGTTGTCAATGCCGAGGCGTTGCCAACGCGGGTCATCGTTTCGCATGTTCCGACACTGACAACCTGGGGACCACCGACAGCCAACGGTGTTGTCATGGTCACGCTTTCCGAAGGTGACGTGCGGGCTGACTTTGCCGGGCTTGCGTCGCTGCCCAATGGCCAACGGTATGGATTATGGCTCCTCCGCTCAAAGGATAACCAAGCCTTCTGGCTTGGCAGCTTTACCCAACCAGATGGCCAGCCGCTTGCCCACGTTGATATCCTGCTGCCCCAGCCAATTCCCGATGCCGGCTGGGATATTGTGCTCGTCACCGTTGAATCAAGCGATCATCCTCCTGCCCCAAGTGGGCAACGGGTCTTAATCGGTGCATTTCCTGGAACTCCGCCGGAACTGAGCATGCTGCCGCCGGCCCTGCCCAAGACCGGCATGCCATTGAGCACAGGCACGCCGCTGGGGCTGCTTGCAACGAATCTCGCGCTCTTGGCTGCTCTTGGCCACATTCGGGCACGCAGCCGTGCAGCACGAGGAGGCCGAGCATGA
- the flgF gene encoding flagellar basal-body rod protein FlgF, giving the protein MIRTLYEAAAAMMAQFARQLALSNDLSNAQTPGYRREIGRVNDFQEMLLSRIGGGQAQLVGPVSTAVRYDQPTVDERQGALVETGRPLDLAITGRAFFTIQTPQGVQYTRDGRFQLNAQRQLVTADGMPVLGVNGPITIPPGDVAVDPDGTVRVNGQTVGQLLLTDLPANATLTPVGQNRFTANAAGQPAQGSGVSQGFLEQSNVDITQTLTEMLAASRSYALAQRALQLADDSLRLAVNDVGRVSA; this is encoded by the coding sequence ATGATCCGGACACTCTATGAAGCAGCTGCAGCGATGATGGCGCAATTTGCCCGGCAACTGGCACTCAGCAATGACCTCAGCAACGCACAGACACCGGGCTACCGACGCGAGATCGGCCGCGTGAACGACTTTCAGGAGATGCTGTTGAGTCGCATCGGCGGCGGCCAAGCGCAGCTCGTCGGGCCCGTCTCGACCGCTGTCCGCTACGATCAACCAACCGTCGATGAGCGGCAGGGAGCGCTCGTCGAGACCGGGCGGCCGTTAGACTTGGCGATTACCGGTCGTGCCTTTTTCACTATCCAGACGCCTCAAGGAGTGCAATATACTCGCGACGGTCGGTTCCAGCTCAACGCGCAGCGTCAGCTCGTAACAGCTGATGGCATGCCAGTCCTTGGTGTCAATGGTCCGATCACAATCCCTCCTGGCGATGTCGCTGTTGACCCGGACGGCACCGTGCGGGTCAACGGTCAGACCGTCGGCCAGCTCTTGCTCACTGACCTCCCGGCAAATGCCACGTTAACTCCCGTTGGCCAAAACCGCTTCACGGCCAACGCCGCTGGCCAGCCGGCTCAAGGATCAGGCGTAAGCCAGGGATTCTTGGAGCAGTCGAACGTTGACATTACGCAGACACTGACCGAAATGCTTGCTGCGAGCCGCAGCTATGCCCTCGCGCAGCGTGCGCTGCAGCTTGCTGACGATTCCCTGCGGCTAGCAGTCAATGACGTTGGGCGCGTGAGCGCCTAG
- a CDS encoding flagellar hook-basal body protein: MTSVYFPSMSGIMAGQQQVDVIANNLANLSTTGFKAARAQLVSLPSQRSEVARAGEAVLGPVDLGGGVMLGAVTRQFTTGPIQVTGNPLDLAIVGDGATFFAVRRRDGTVAYTRSGALSIDANGQLVTADGAILEPPITLPPGARIDHVDAQGRIYAVQGSANVPTVVGQLQLVRFPNPNGLIALGNGQFSATPAAGQPEVGTPGAPGWPTIGSGMLEAANVDLATEMTQLIIAQRAYVANIRALQTTDEMVALAIQTRS, from the coding sequence GTGACGAGTGTCTACTTCCCGTCAATGAGCGGAATTATGGCTGGCCAACAGCAAGTCGATGTCATTGCAAACAACCTCGCTAATCTCTCAACCACGGGGTTCAAGGCTGCACGTGCCCAACTGGTTTCGCTCCCTTCACAACGCAGCGAAGTCGCGCGCGCTGGAGAGGCCGTGCTGGGACCAGTCGACCTGGGTGGCGGTGTCATGCTTGGTGCTGTCACGCGCCAGTTCACCACAGGCCCAATCCAAGTAACGGGCAACCCACTTGACCTCGCGATTGTCGGTGACGGTGCGACCTTTTTCGCCGTCCGTCGTCGCGATGGCACGGTTGCCTATACGCGCTCTGGCGCATTGAGCATTGATGCCAACGGTCAGCTTGTCACAGCTGATGGCGCGATACTCGAGCCACCCATTACGCTCCCACCTGGAGCACGGATTGACCATGTCGATGCTCAAGGCCGCATCTATGCCGTGCAGGGCAGTGCGAATGTCCCGACTGTCGTTGGCCAACTCCAGCTCGTACGATTTCCGAATCCAAACGGGCTGATCGCACTGGGCAATGGCCAGTTCAGTGCGACTCCAGCCGCTGGGCAACCTGAAGTTGGCACCCCGGGCGCTCCAGGCTGGCCAACAATCGGCAGTGGAATGCTCGAAGCCGCAAACGTCGACCTCGCAACAGAAATGACGCAACTCATCATTGCCCAAAGAGCCTACGTTGCCAATATCCGCGCCTTGCAGACGACCGACGAAATGGTGGCGCTGGCAATTCAAACCCGGAGTTAG